Proteins found in one Paenibacillus sp. FSL R10-2782 genomic segment:
- a CDS encoding IclR family transcriptional regulator: MEDRKLTVRAVERALDILMCFTGDSDLGLTEIASKIGLHKSTVHRLLATLEDRGFVVRNAATEKYRLGIRIWELSTHLSQSDEPAILLQPAMEGLRDRLGETVSLYLRDGSMRIRIQAVQSNQAIRRVAPVGASMPLAVGASSKVLAAFMPPQELEALLTGDEWPPSVDPEVYKAQLQDIREKGYATSYEEREPGAAAVAAPIVNRKGQVAAALSVSGPVSRLAPEKLHDFAPILIEAAKEMGLMLP, encoded by the coding sequence ATGGAAGACCGTAAATTAACCGTTCGCGCCGTGGAGCGTGCGCTTGATATACTGATGTGTTTTACCGGAGATTCCGATCTAGGCCTGACAGAGATTGCTTCCAAAATTGGTTTACATAAAAGCACGGTTCATCGGCTGCTGGCTACGTTGGAGGATCGGGGCTTTGTTGTTCGGAATGCTGCAACGGAAAAATATCGGCTCGGCATCCGGATATGGGAACTGTCCACCCATCTGTCGCAAAGCGACGAGCCGGCGATCCTGTTACAGCCAGCCATGGAAGGATTGCGTGACCGTCTGGGCGAAACGGTCAGCTTATACCTGCGCGATGGCAGCATGCGTATCCGCATTCAGGCCGTGCAGAGCAATCAGGCGATCCGTCGCGTTGCACCAGTAGGTGCAAGCATGCCGCTGGCTGTAGGAGCCTCCAGCAAGGTGCTGGCGGCCTTTATGCCGCCGCAGGAGCTGGAAGCCCTGCTAACCGGGGATGAATGGCCGCCCTCGGTAGATCCGGAGGTCTATAAGGCTCAATTGCAGGATATCCGCGAGAAGGGCTATGCGACCAGCTATGAGGAACGGGAGCCGGGCGCTGCTGCTGTCGCTGCGCCTATCGTGAATCGGAAGGGGCAGGTCGCTGCGGCCTTGTCTGTATCTGGTCCGGTTAGCCGACTAGCGCCCGAGAAGCTGCATGATTTTGCACCGATTTTAATCGAGGCAGCCAAGGAAATGGGGCTTATGCTTCCATAA
- a CDS encoding YitT family protein, with protein sequence MKKRIADIAFIILGAFFFALAVNLFVIPNEFGEGGVTGVTIILYYLFQWSPSIVNLVINGLLLIVGYKFLDKRTTLYTVIAVAFNSLFLHLTANWRIDSHEPTINAVFAGVLVGIGIGLIVRVGGTTAGTVILARIANKYLDWNISYGLLFFDLIVAFSSYFIIGPEKLMLTIVILYVGTKVMDFMIEGLNPKKAVMIISEHQNKIAEMVITQMDRGVTVLSGHGYYTKNPKEVLYIVISKQEVSALKKIVKAIDTAAFITIHDVRDVFGEGFLDISK encoded by the coding sequence ATGAAAAAAAGAATTGCAGACATCGCATTTATTATTCTGGGTGCGTTTTTTTTCGCGCTGGCTGTTAATCTGTTTGTTATCCCGAATGAGTTTGGCGAGGGGGGCGTTACAGGGGTCACGATCATATTGTACTACCTGTTTCAGTGGTCCCCCTCGATCGTCAATCTGGTGATCAATGGATTGCTGCTGATTGTCGGATATAAATTTTTGGACAAGAGAACGACCCTGTACACCGTCATTGCGGTTGCTTTTAACTCGTTGTTTTTACATTTAACGGCCAACTGGCGGATTGATTCGCATGAGCCGACGATTAATGCCGTATTTGCCGGGGTTTTGGTGGGGATCGGGATTGGTTTGATCGTGCGGGTGGGCGGGACAACAGCGGGAACGGTTATTTTGGCCCGGATTGCCAACAAATATCTGGATTGGAACATCAGCTATGGCTTGCTGTTTTTTGATCTGATTGTTGCATTTTCTTCCTATTTTATTATTGGCCCGGAAAAGCTTATGCTGACCATCGTTATTTTGTATGTCGGGACGAAGGTTATGGATTTCATGATCGAAGGACTGAACCCGAAAAAAGCGGTCATGATTATTTCGGAGCATCAAAACAAAATTGCCGAGATGGTCATTACCCAAATGGATCGGGGAGTAACAGTCCTGTCAGGCCACGGGTACTACACGAAAAATCCGAAAGAAGTGCTGTATATCGTCATCAGCAAGCAAGAGGTGTCAGCGCTTAAAAAGATTGTGAAGGCTATCGACACAGCGGCGTTTATCACGATTCATGATGTGCGGGATGTGTTCGGAGAGGGCTTTTTGGATATTTCGAAGTAA
- a CDS encoding Fe-Mn family superoxide dismutase, with translation MLSTYGSFLPLRVLEEIRHWKQQESWHVEVIKSATEGLEPAYVRLLDDWRTVFEQTERTAIELLEEQRSALDPADQAWHRQWERSSAAAQAQAGQSGQSRDSESESAPEGLQSTEASAGVTSDSQPVSQGLNRRLDELLLTANRQSQEYVRQLSLLTEHSHALRQQPKSTGIVLHAAHESQYFLISTNSFQEPGSIARATALYHMAAEGEDYPEDALRERQTGQTDSTRWEGPWANKDKGVQSSQAEPAAMEKTSPGRPVPIGGHRLPPLPYPYNALEPYIDEKTMRIHHDKHHLSYVNDLNKAEKKLEEARKTGDFDLVKHWERELAFNGAGHYLHTLFWTIMSPQGGGTPSGPLAEQIKKDFGSYEAFKKQFSSAAEKVEGGGWAILTWSPRAGRLEILQAEKHQNLTQWESIPLLAIDVWEHAYYLKHQNERNKYIEDWWHVVNWPEVEKRYAQASKLRWQPF, from the coding sequence ATGCTGAGTACTTACGGGTCTTTCCTGCCCTTGCGTGTGCTGGAGGAAATCCGGCATTGGAAGCAGCAGGAAAGCTGGCATGTGGAAGTGATTAAGTCCGCTACAGAGGGCCTGGAGCCTGCCTACGTGCGGCTGCTGGATGACTGGAGGACGGTATTCGAACAGACGGAACGCACCGCTATAGAGCTGCTTGAAGAGCAGCGAAGCGCCCTCGATCCGGCAGATCAGGCGTGGCATCGTCAATGGGAGCGGTCATCGGCTGCTGCACAAGCACAAGCCGGGCAATCGGGACAGTCGAGAGATTCGGAGTCAGAATCGGCGCCAGAAGGGCTACAATCGACTGAGGCATCGGCAGGAGTGACATCAGATTCACAGCCTGTCTCACAAGGGCTGAATCGTCGTCTGGACGAATTGCTGCTAACCGCAAACCGCCAGTCACAGGAGTATGTACGGCAGCTCAGTCTGCTGACCGAGCACAGCCATGCGTTACGACAGCAGCCAAAATCCACCGGAATTGTGCTGCATGCAGCACATGAGAGCCAGTATTTCCTGATATCGACCAATTCCTTTCAGGAGCCCGGCTCCATTGCGCGGGCCACTGCATTGTATCATATGGCGGCAGAGGGTGAGGATTACCCCGAGGATGCGCTGCGAGAGCGGCAGACAGGCCAGACAGACAGCACGAGGTGGGAAGGACCGTGGGCGAACAAAGACAAAGGCGTGCAGTCAAGCCAGGCTGAGCCTGCGGCAATGGAAAAAACTTCACCCGGCCGACCTGTTCCCATCGGGGGACATCGTTTACCACCGCTTCCTTATCCCTATAATGCGCTTGAGCCATATATTGATGAGAAAACGATGCGCATCCACCATGACAAGCATCATTTAAGCTATGTAAATGATTTAAACAAAGCGGAGAAAAAGCTGGAGGAAGCCCGGAAAACGGGTGATTTTGACCTTGTGAAGCACTGGGAACGTGAGCTGGCGTTTAATGGCGCGGGGCATTATCTACACACCCTTTTCTGGACGATTATGAGTCCTCAGGGCGGCGGAACACCAAGCGGCCCACTGGCAGAGCAGATCAAAAAGGACTTTGGCAGCTATGAGGCATTCAAGAAGCAATTCAGCTCGGCAGCCGAGAAGGTCGAGGGTGGCGGCTGGGCCATCCTGACGTGGAGTCCACGTGCAGGACGGCTTGAAATTTTGCAGGCTGAAAAGCACCAGAACCTGACTCAATGGGAGTCCATCCCGCTACTGGCGATTGATGTCTGGGAGCATGCCTATTACTTAAAGCATCAGAACGAGCGCAACAAATACATCGAGGACTGGTGGCATGTCGTGAACTGGCCTGAGGTGGAAAAACGCTATGCCCAAGCCTCTAAGCTGAGATGGCAGCCGTTCTAA
- a CDS encoding amidase domain-containing protein has product MGEREWKQALFAYVNQYNRSEVNGAPQPDEYLEVGQRMERAARTARLEQWYNERNAVPLRSETRAKPLRIVQDTPEEAVVDVQLHVRLFYEKGGMTHREDRIERERLTFTREGEAWQVARIERDPAERKPAGGEVPFEQASFNQGGNLPLLNRGVLGFGSSARPSRYRREEAAAYADQWWDSFNPEFEGFDVDCTNYISQCLFAGGAPIHYTGKRESGWWYKGRVAGRELWSYSWAVSNSLERYLGSSSWGLTAEQVSRPEQLMLGDVIFYDWDGDGIFQHSTVVTAFDAGGMPLVNAHTVSSRHRYWDYKNSYAWTDNTVYRFYHIADYF; this is encoded by the coding sequence ATGGGGGAGCGGGAATGGAAGCAGGCCCTTTTTGCTTATGTGAACCAATATAACCGGAGTGAGGTGAACGGCGCTCCGCAGCCGGATGAATATCTGGAGGTAGGTCAGCGAATGGAGCGTGCGGCCCGCACGGCTAGACTGGAACAGTGGTATAACGAGCGGAACGCCGTTCCCTTACGTAGTGAAACACGCGCCAAGCCGCTGCGAATAGTGCAGGATACGCCGGAGGAGGCTGTGGTGGATGTACAACTGCATGTCCGGCTTTTTTACGAAAAAGGCGGGATGACTCACCGGGAGGATCGGATTGAACGGGAACGTCTGACGTTCACGCGTGAGGGTGAAGCCTGGCAGGTGGCAAGAATCGAGCGTGATCCGGCAGAGAGGAAGCCGGCGGGGGGAGAGGTTCCTTTTGAACAGGCTTCGTTTAATCAGGGAGGGAATCTGCCGCTGCTGAATCGCGGTGTACTCGGCTTTGGCTCATCAGCACGCCCCAGCCGATATCGCCGCGAAGAGGCGGCAGCCTATGCGGATCAATGGTGGGATAGCTTCAACCCGGAGTTTGAGGGTTTTGATGTGGATTGTACCAATTATATCTCGCAATGCCTCTTTGCAGGGGGAGCACCGATCCACTATACTGGTAAAAGAGAATCGGGCTGGTGGTACAAGGGACGGGTCGCCGGACGTGAGTTGTGGAGCTATAGTTGGGCGGTTTCCAACAGTCTGGAGCGATATTTAGGCTCTAGCTCGTGGGGGTTGACTGCGGAGCAGGTGAGCCGTCCAGAGCAGCTTATGCTGGGGGACGTCATTTTTTATGATTGGGATGGTGACGGCATCTTTCAGCACAGCACGGTGGTAACGGCCTTTGATGCGGGCGGCATGCCGCTTGTTAATGCGCATACGGTAAGCTCCAGGCACCGTTATTGGGACTACAAAAATTCGTATGCGTGGACGGACAACACGGTATATCGCTTTTATCACATCGCCGACTATTTTTAA
- a CDS encoding lipoate--protein ligase family protein, translating into MENVHMSAAKTTVLPDLQWFEAPLVTTQTDVLSPLAWEELACRQVGQGAAPVLHLWRHPAALVIGHRDRRLPYAPQAMERVRNAGTSVCVRPSGGAAVMLDRGVLNLSLILPNPQRAISLHEDFRLMAGLISDALAPWSAEAQTGEIAGSFCPGDYDVSVRGRKFCGIAQRRQAKAYIITAFVMIEGSGAERAQAVQRFYAEAAGAAPTGVPKPDYPQVNPSTMGSLAELAGVPSVEAYTASLRRVVESRAAILPADGSLVQPQGLTEQMAALRERYDLQV; encoded by the coding sequence ATGGAGAATGTACATATGTCAGCAGCCAAAACAACGGTTTTGCCTGATCTGCAATGGTTTGAAGCGCCACTCGTGACCACTCAGACGGATGTTTTGTCTCCACTGGCGTGGGAGGAACTGGCCTGCCGGCAAGTAGGGCAAGGAGCTGCGCCTGTTTTGCATCTATGGCGGCACCCGGCTGCGCTGGTGATCGGCCACCGGGACCGCAGGCTTCCGTACGCGCCGCAAGCGATGGAGCGTGTGCGGAACGCCGGAACCTCGGTATGCGTGCGTCCCTCGGGCGGAGCGGCCGTCATGCTGGACAGGGGGGTACTGAACCTGTCCCTGATCTTGCCGAATCCGCAGCGAGCGATCAGCCTGCATGAAGATTTTCGGCTTATGGCGGGGCTGATCAGCGATGCGCTGGCCCCGTGGTCCGCCGAGGCGCAGACCGGGGAAATCGCCGGGTCCTTCTGTCCCGGCGATTACGATGTCAGCGTCCGAGGCCGCAAGTTTTGCGGCATTGCGCAGCGGCGGCAGGCCAAGGCCTATATCATCACGGCCTTTGTGATGATTGAGGGCAGTGGCGCGGAGCGCGCACAGGCGGTGCAGCGGTTCTATGCGGAGGCAGCCGGAGCTGCGCCGACGGGTGTGCCGAAGCCGGATTATCCGCAGGTGAATCCGTCAACGATGGGTAGCCTGGCGGAGCTGGCCGGGGTGCCGTCGGTTGAGGCGTATACGGCATCGCTGCGCCGTGTAGTCGAAAGTCGGGCGGCGATTTTGCCTGCCGATGGCTCACTGGTGCAGCCTCAGGGACTGACAGAACAAATGGCAGCACTTAGAGAGCGATACGATTTGCAGGTGTAG
- the thiC gene encoding phosphomethylpyrimidine synthase ThiC, producing MKPTETEGTVGNAVDEQTGGVKPFPGSRKVYIQGTRPDIAVPEREIALHPTHTPQGTEHHEPLRVYDTSGPMTDEAYQVDIHQGLPPLRRAWALERGDVEAYEGRAVKPEDNGLKPGSKRETAEFPGVTNRPLRARQGRSVTQMHYARQGIITPEMEFAAIREGVEPEFVRQELAAGRAILPSNINHPESEPMVIGRHFHVKINANIGNSAVTSSIEEEVEKMTWAVRWGSDTVMDLSTGRNIHTTREWIIRNSPVPIGTVPLYQALEKVNGEAEALTWELYRDTLIEQAEQGVDYFTIHAGVLLRYIPMTASRMTGIVSRGGSIMAAWCLAHHQENFLYTHFEEICEIMKAYDVAFSLGDGLRPGSIYDANDEAQFAELDTLGELTQIAWKHDVQVMIEGPGHVPMHKIKENVDLQMEICKEAPFYTLGPLTTDIAPGYDHITSAIGAAMIGWFGTSMLCYVTPKEHLGLPNKDDVREGVITYKIAAHAADLAKGHPRAQQRDDALSKARFEFRWRDQFNLSLDPERALSYHDETLPAEGAKEAHFCSMCGPKFCSMRITQDIRAYAADKGLDTEEAIAAGMREKAEQYRDAGQ from the coding sequence ATGAAACCGACAGAAACAGAAGGAACAGTAGGGAACGCAGTGGATGAACAGACTGGAGGGGTAAAGCCCTTTCCAGGGAGCCGCAAGGTGTATATTCAAGGCACGCGGCCGGACATTGCCGTGCCGGAGCGTGAAATCGCGCTGCATCCCACACATACGCCACAGGGCACGGAGCATCATGAGCCGTTACGCGTGTACGATACGAGTGGTCCCATGACCGACGAAGCCTATCAGGTCGATATCCATCAGGGCTTGCCTCCATTACGGCGGGCTTGGGCACTGGAACGGGGCGATGTGGAGGCTTACGAGGGGCGCGCCGTCAAGCCGGAGGATAATGGGCTGAAGCCCGGCTCCAAACGGGAGACGGCGGAATTTCCCGGCGTCACCAACCGTCCGCTCCGTGCGCGGCAAGGGCGTAGTGTAACGCAAATGCATTATGCGCGGCAAGGGATCATTACGCCCGAAATGGAATTTGCAGCCATCCGCGAAGGAGTGGAGCCTGAGTTTGTGCGGCAGGAGTTGGCGGCTGGACGAGCCATCTTGCCTTCAAATATCAATCACCCGGAAAGTGAGCCGATGGTGATTGGACGTCATTTTCACGTGAAGATTAATGCGAACATTGGTAATTCTGCGGTTACGTCCTCCATCGAGGAGGAAGTGGAAAAAATGACCTGGGCTGTACGCTGGGGCTCGGATACGGTCATGGACCTGTCCACAGGCCGTAACATCCATACGACGCGTGAATGGATCATCCGTAACTCTCCTGTGCCGATCGGAACTGTACCGCTGTATCAGGCGCTTGAAAAGGTGAACGGCGAAGCTGAGGCGCTAACGTGGGAGTTGTATCGTGACACGCTGATTGAGCAGGCAGAGCAGGGCGTGGACTATTTCACCATCCATGCGGGCGTGCTGCTGCGGTATATTCCGATGACGGCAAGCAGAATGACGGGAATTGTGTCCCGTGGCGGTTCAATCATGGCGGCTTGGTGCCTTGCGCACCATCAGGAGAACTTTTTGTACACGCATTTTGAAGAAATATGCGAAATTATGAAAGCCTACGATGTAGCCTTTTCCCTTGGGGATGGTTTGCGTCCGGGGAGTATCTATGATGCGAATGATGAGGCACAGTTTGCTGAGCTGGATACGTTGGGCGAGTTAACGCAAATTGCCTGGAAGCATGATGTTCAGGTTATGATTGAAGGGCCGGGACATGTCCCGATGCACAAAATCAAGGAGAACGTGGACCTGCAAATGGAGATTTGCAAGGAAGCTCCCTTTTATACACTGGGACCGCTCACGACGGATATTGCACCTGGCTACGACCATATTACCTCGGCGATCGGGGCGGCAATGATCGGTTGGTTCGGGACGTCCATGCTGTGCTATGTGACGCCGAAGGAGCATTTGGGCCTGCCGAACAAGGATGACGTTCGTGAAGGAGTCATTACGTACAAAATTGCGGCACATGCTGCCGATTTGGCCAAAGGCCATCCACGGGCGCAGCAGCGGGACGATGCTTTGTCCAAGGCACGTTTTGAATTCCGCTGGCGCGACCAGTTCAATCTTTCACTCGACCCTGAGCGGGCCTTGTCCTACCATGATGAGACACTGCCAGCAGAGGGAGCCAAGGAAGCACACTTTTGCTCAATGTGCGGTCCCAAGTTTTGCAGCATGCGTATCACGCAGGACATTCGCGCCTATGCGGCGGATAAGGGGCTGGACACTGAAGAAGCGATAGCCGCCGGGATGCGTGAGAAGGCAGAGCAGTATCGTGATGCCGGGCAGTAA
- a CDS encoding alpha/beta hydrolase: protein MISTSQRSSQLQHAVQEPSTPLINPRLLRIKHVVIALLLSVVFFLLFCFITLHAYIAWVLTNPTVAPLYSNPMQAKGMPYEEISFPAKDGSRMVQGWYIPAGQSKKTIIFSHGYGANREESWIPMYDLAHYAHRLNFNVVMFDYGFASQNSKAVATGGKAESQQLLGAIQLAKQRGSSEIIVWGFSMGAGTALQAGLQTKDVDAMILDSTFLLEPDTLYHNIHNQIDLPRHPSLEILELLFPVLNGTSLHQIPYQEVKAENYPFPIMFVHGTQDEKAPYPIAEKLAANQTNPLSSVWIVKNGLHELIFREHPREYLRRVSTFLSGVQELEDKKTIANASKQTTTK, encoded by the coding sequence ATGATTTCGACATCCCAGCGCAGCTCTCAGCTACAGCATGCTGTCCAGGAGCCGTCCACCCCACTGATCAACCCCCGGCTATTGCGGATCAAGCATGTGGTCATTGCCTTGCTGCTGTCAGTCGTATTTTTTCTATTGTTTTGCTTTATTACCCTGCACGCCTATATCGCATGGGTGCTGACGAATCCAACCGTCGCGCCACTCTACTCGAACCCGATGCAGGCCAAAGGAATGCCCTACGAGGAAATCAGCTTCCCCGCCAAGGATGGCAGCCGGATGGTGCAGGGCTGGTATATCCCGGCAGGTCAATCGAAGAAAACGATTATTTTCAGCCACGGTTACGGGGCCAATCGCGAAGAAAGCTGGATTCCGATGTATGATCTGGCGCATTATGCCCACCGTTTGAATTTTAACGTAGTCATGTTCGATTACGGATTCGCATCACAAAATAGCAAAGCCGTCGCAACTGGGGGCAAAGCGGAATCCCAGCAGCTTCTCGGGGCCATCCAGCTTGCGAAGCAACGCGGCTCCTCGGAGATCATCGTATGGGGCTTCTCGATGGGTGCTGGAACCGCTCTTCAGGCGGGCTTGCAAACCAAGGATGTGGACGCCATGATTTTGGACAGCACCTTCCTACTGGAGCCGGATACGCTGTATCATAACATTCATAATCAAATCGATCTGCCGCGCCATCCGTCTCTGGAAATTCTGGAGCTGCTGTTTCCAGTCTTGAATGGTACCAGCCTGCATCAGATTCCATATCAAGAGGTCAAAGCGGAAAACTATCCGTTCCCGATCATGTTCGTACATGGGACGCAGGATGAAAAAGCCCCTTACCCGATTGCGGAAAAGCTCGCTGCCAATCAAACCAACCCGCTTTCCAGTGTATGGATTGTCAAAAACGGACTGCATGAGCTTATTTTTAGAGAGCACCCACGTGAGTATTTGCGGCGGGTATCGACGTTTTTAAGCGGTGTTCAAGAGCTGGAGGATAAGAAAACGATTGCTAATGCCAGTAAACAAACGACTACGAAGTAA
- the acnA gene encoding aconitate hydratase AcnA — protein MSGKDQFSIARSLEVDGKPYRYYSLKALEEQGKSGIAKLPFSIKVLLEAAVRQFDGRAITEEHVQQLTGWAENRDTNKEIPFIPARIVLQDFTGVPVVVDLAAMRDTVKKAGGDPKQINPLVPVDLVIDHSVMVDAFGTSEALDYNINVEFERNEERYRFLRWAQTAFNNFRAVPPSTGIVHQVNLEYLASVAATKTIDGETVVFPDSLVGTDSHTTMINGLGVVGWGVGGIEAEAGMLGQPLYFVTPDVIGFKLTGSLPEGSTATDLALTVTQMLRKKGVVGKFVEFYGPGLANISLADRATVANMAPEYGATIGFFPVDAETLAYLRSTGRSDEQVSLVEEYYKAQGMFRTSDTPDPVFSDTIELDLASVVPSLAGPKRPQDRVELSRMKETFEGIIRTPVDKGGYGLSDEKIAQKIPLTHPDGSTSELGTGAVVIAAITSCTNTSNPSVMLGAGLLAKKAVERGLKKPGYVKTSLTPGSLVVTEYLQKAGLIAPLEALGFHVAGYGCATCIGNSGPLPDEVSQAITDNDLTVGAVISGNRNFEGRVHAQVKANYLGSPPLVVAYALAGTVNIDLVNDPLGYDHDNQPVYLKDIWPTSEEIKEAISLSLSPDMFRRKYENVFTANEKWNSIPVPEGELYEWDEKSTYIQNPPFFEKLQDGVQDIQEIRNARVLALLNDSVTTDHISPAGNIAPSSPAGLYLKEHGVERKDFNSYGSRRGNHEVMMRGTFANIRIRNNVAPGTEGGVTKYLPTDEEMSIYDASMKYQAADQNLIVIAGKEYGTGSSRDWAAKGTLLLGVKAVIAESFERIHRSNLVGMGVLPLQFQEGNGWSSLGLNGRETFDILGIDNDVKPGQELTVVAKREDGTKFEFPVTARLDSTVDIDYYHNGGILQTVLRQMIAD, from the coding sequence ATGTCAGGAAAAGATCAATTCTCCATTGCCCGCAGTCTCGAAGTTGATGGCAAGCCTTACCGTTATTACAGTCTCAAGGCACTGGAGGAACAAGGAAAAAGCGGTATCGCCAAGCTGCCTTTTTCCATTAAAGTGTTGCTGGAAGCCGCTGTGCGCCAATTCGATGGACGCGCGATTACAGAAGAGCATGTGCAGCAGCTTACAGGCTGGGCTGAGAATCGTGACACCAACAAGGAAATTCCATTCATTCCCGCACGCATCGTGCTTCAGGATTTCACCGGCGTTCCGGTGGTTGTCGATTTGGCAGCCATGCGCGATACTGTGAAAAAAGCGGGCGGCGACCCGAAACAAATCAACCCGCTCGTACCCGTCGATCTCGTTATCGACCACTCGGTTATGGTTGATGCTTTCGGTACCAGCGAAGCGCTGGACTATAATATTAATGTAGAATTTGAGCGTAACGAGGAACGGTACCGTTTTCTGCGCTGGGCGCAAACGGCGTTCAACAACTTCCGTGCTGTTCCACCGTCCACGGGGATCGTCCATCAGGTCAATCTGGAGTATCTGGCATCCGTGGCCGCCACCAAAACTATTGACGGCGAAACCGTCGTCTTCCCGGATTCCCTCGTCGGAACGGATTCCCATACGACGATGATTAACGGTCTGGGTGTCGTCGGCTGGGGCGTCGGCGGGATTGAGGCAGAGGCGGGTATGCTGGGGCAGCCGCTGTATTTTGTCACACCGGATGTTATCGGCTTCAAGCTGACAGGCAGTCTGCCAGAAGGCTCTACCGCCACCGATCTGGCGCTTACGGTAACCCAAATGCTGCGTAAAAAAGGCGTAGTCGGCAAATTCGTGGAATTTTACGGACCCGGCCTGGCTAACATCAGCCTGGCTGACCGTGCAACGGTTGCCAATATGGCACCGGAATACGGCGCAACGATCGGCTTTTTCCCGGTCGATGCGGAAACGCTGGCCTACCTGCGCAGCACCGGACGTTCTGATGAGCAAGTGAGTCTTGTAGAGGAATATTACAAAGCGCAAGGCATGTTCCGCACATCCGATACGCCGGACCCTGTGTTCAGCGATACGATTGAACTGGACTTGGCTTCGGTTGTACCGAGTCTTGCGGGTCCCAAACGTCCGCAGGACCGTGTTGAGCTTAGTCGCATGAAGGAAACCTTTGAAGGCATTATCCGTACCCCTGTGGACAAAGGCGGCTACGGACTGAGTGATGAAAAGATCGCACAGAAGATTCCGCTGACCCACCCGGACGGCTCCACCAGCGAGCTGGGTACTGGCGCAGTCGTAATTGCGGCGATCACAAGCTGCACGAACACCTCCAACCCAAGCGTTATGCTGGGCGCAGGCTTGCTCGCCAAAAAGGCAGTAGAACGCGGGCTCAAAAAGCCGGGCTATGTTAAAACCAGCTTGACGCCGGGCTCCCTTGTCGTGACGGAATACCTGCAAAAAGCCGGGCTGATCGCTCCGCTGGAAGCACTCGGCTTCCATGTGGCTGGCTATGGCTGCGCGACCTGCATTGGTAACTCCGGTCCGCTTCCTGACGAAGTGAGTCAGGCCATCACAGACAACGATCTGACGGTTGGCGCTGTCATTTCCGGTAACCGGAACTTTGAGGGCCGCGTGCATGCGCAGGTCAAAGCCAACTATCTCGGCTCACCGCCACTGGTCGTCGCTTATGCGCTGGCAGGTACGGTGAACATTGATTTGGTGAATGATCCGCTCGGTTACGATCACGACAATCAGCCGGTCTATCTGAAAGACATCTGGCCCACTTCCGAGGAAATCAAGGAAGCGATCAGCCTGTCTCTCAGCCCGGATATGTTCCGTCGTAAATACGAGAATGTGTTCACTGCCAACGAAAAATGGAATTCCATTCCGGTTCCTGAAGGCGAACTGTATGAATGGGATGAAAAATCAACCTATATTCAAAATCCGCCATTCTTTGAAAAACTTCAAGATGGTGTACAGGATATCCAGGAAATCCGTAATGCGCGTGTGCTTGCCCTGCTGAACGATTCGGTCACTACGGACCATATCTCACCAGCAGGCAACATTGCTCCTTCCAGCCCGGCAGGACTGTACTTGAAGGAGCATGGCGTAGAGCGCAAGGACTTCAACTCCTACGGCTCTCGTCGGGGCAACCATGAGGTCATGATGCGCGGTACGTTCGCTAACATCCGTATTCGCAACAACGTAGCTCCTGGCACCGAGGGCGGCGTGACCAAATACTTGCCGACGGATGAGGAAATGTCCATCTACGATGCATCTATGAAATATCAGGCAGCCGATCAAAACCTGATCGTTATTGCCGGCAAGGAATACGGCACAGGCAGCTCACGTGACTGGGCAGCGAAGGGTACGCTTCTGCTGGGCGTCAAAGCCGTCATTGCAGAAAGCTTCGAACGGATTCACCGCAGTAACCTGGTCGGTATGGGTGTGCTTCCACTGCAATTCCAGGAAGGCAACGGCTGGTCCAGCCTGGGTCTGAACGGTCGTGAAACGTTTGATATTCTCGGCATCGACAATGACGTGAAGCCGGGTCAAGAGCTTACCGTTGTAGCCAAACGCGAGGATGGCACGAAGTTCGAGTTCCCGGTAACTGCCCGTCTGGACAGCACCGTCGATATCGACTACTACCACAACGGCGGTATTCTGCAAACCGTATTGCGTCAAATGATCGCAGACTAA